A DNA window from bacterium contains the following coding sequences:
- a CDS encoding endonuclease MutS2, protein MTPRSLRVLEFSAMQERVAARCASLLGREAAAALRPSPVLEDAERGQQETTEARALAEMAGGLPVQGIRDVREPVHRAAIGGVLAVKDLLDIRDTAVVARTLKGFVTARRKEAPLLAEMVEDLVVLPDLEEAIGEAIGPDGEILDGASPELARLRRERRTAEGRLRDRLDEMLRSPAIARMLQDPLIAIRSERYTVPVRAEFRNQFPGVAHDQSSSGVTVFMEPLAVVPLGNRVRELASAERDEVARILAALSGAVGAAADDLTATLHLLGVFDLVAAKARLSTDLGGAAPRLNARGRIELRRARHPLLPGEAVPIDVELGGRFRSLIITGPNTGGKTVTLKTIGLLTLMAQSGLHIPAAPESEVAVFPQIYADIGDEQSIEQSLSTFSSHLGAIVEILRALADDPPEEARALVLLDEVGAGTDPTEGVALARALIETLHALGVCLVVTTHYNELKAMPYTHPGMENASVEFDEATLRPTFRLLTGTPGRSNAFAIAERLGLDPRIVAQARSSVSRRDADLTSVFQSVEAEREALVREREALARDRGGIERSRAQAEEEARRLDAEHRQIFERAEGEVAALVRRGRRELDALLSEIRAHPSQDAVQRARLHLRELTKASEAYAVQGHPAPAGVPPRDLRPGDAVLVVPLNQRGTVQTAPDAHGEVELQVGTVKLRAPLGDLRLFPPAEARSLPQQPPSTPGLEKALAVTGTLDLRGHRAEDAIAELDKYLDDATLAGLARVTIVHGKGTGALRQVVHEHLSRHPEVGSFRLGGDTEGGSGATIVDLAHQ, encoded by the coding sequence GTGACGCCCCGCTCCCTTCGCGTGCTCGAGTTCTCGGCCATGCAGGAGCGGGTGGCTGCGCGCTGTGCGTCACTCCTGGGTCGCGAAGCCGCCGCCGCGCTGCGGCCGTCTCCGGTGCTGGAGGATGCTGAGCGGGGGCAGCAGGAGACTACCGAGGCACGCGCGCTCGCGGAGATGGCGGGCGGGCTTCCCGTCCAGGGCATCCGCGACGTGCGGGAACCGGTCCACCGGGCCGCGATCGGCGGTGTGCTTGCGGTCAAGGATCTCCTCGACATCCGGGACACCGCCGTCGTGGCGCGGACGCTCAAAGGGTTCGTGACGGCCCGACGGAAGGAGGCGCCGCTCCTCGCCGAGATGGTTGAGGACCTTGTCGTGTTGCCCGATCTCGAGGAGGCCATCGGCGAGGCGATTGGTCCGGACGGCGAGATCCTCGACGGCGCAAGCCCGGAGCTGGCCCGCCTCCGGCGGGAGCGGCGAACCGCCGAAGGGCGGCTGCGCGATCGGCTGGACGAGATGCTCCGCTCGCCCGCGATCGCCCGGATGCTGCAGGACCCATTGATCGCGATTCGCAGCGAACGGTACACGGTCCCGGTGAGGGCAGAGTTCCGCAACCAGTTTCCCGGAGTGGCCCACGATCAATCGTCGAGCGGTGTCACCGTGTTCATGGAGCCGCTCGCGGTCGTCCCCCTCGGCAATCGCGTCCGCGAGCTCGCATCGGCGGAGCGCGATGAAGTGGCGCGGATACTCGCCGCGCTGAGCGGCGCCGTCGGCGCGGCGGCCGATGACCTGACCGCAACACTCCACCTCCTTGGAGTGTTCGATCTCGTGGCGGCCAAGGCCCGTCTCAGCACCGATCTCGGGGGGGCGGCTCCTCGGCTCAACGCCCGAGGCCGGATTGAGCTCCGCCGGGCCCGCCATCCGCTGCTCCCGGGGGAGGCGGTGCCGATCGACGTGGAGCTCGGCGGCCGGTTCCGCAGCCTGATCATCACCGGCCCGAACACGGGAGGAAAAACGGTCACGCTGAAGACGATCGGCCTCCTCACGCTCATGGCCCAATCGGGGTTGCACATCCCCGCCGCCCCCGAGAGCGAGGTGGCGGTGTTTCCCCAGATCTACGCCGACATCGGCGACGAGCAGAGCATCGAGCAGAGCCTCTCGACGTTCTCCTCACACCTTGGGGCGATCGTGGAGATCCTCCGCGCCCTGGCAGACGATCCGCCGGAGGAGGCACGGGCTCTCGTTCTCCTCGATGAGGTGGGGGCCGGGACAGACCCCACCGAGGGCGTCGCCCTCGCCCGAGCGCTGATTGAGACGCTTCATGCGCTCGGCGTGTGCCTCGTCGTGACCACCCACTACAACGAGCTCAAGGCCATGCCGTATACACATCCGGGCATGGAGAACGCCTCCGTCGAGTTCGACGAGGCGACATTGCGCCCCACGTTCCGGCTGCTCACCGGGACACCCGGGCGGAGTAATGCCTTCGCGATCGCCGAACGGCTGGGATTGGACCCGAGGATCGTCGCGCAGGCGCGGAGTTCCGTCTCGCGCCGCGATGCCGATCTCACCTCCGTATTTCAATCGGTGGAGGCAGAGCGCGAGGCGCTCGTTCGAGAGCGGGAGGCGCTTGCGCGGGATCGCGGCGGCATCGAACGGTCGCGCGCACAGGCCGAGGAGGAGGCCCGCCGGCTCGATGCCGAGCACCGCCAGATCTTTGAGCGGGCTGAAGGGGAGGTGGCCGCGCTGGTACGCCGGGGCCGGCGGGAGCTGGATGCCCTGCTGTCCGAGATCCGCGCGCATCCGTCGCAGGACGCGGTGCAGCGCGCGCGGCTCCACCTTCGCGAACTGACGAAGGCCTCCGAGGCGTACGCGGTACAGGGGCACCCCGCGCCGGCGGGGGTGCCTCCGCGGGACCTCCGCCCCGGAGACGCGGTCCTGGTCGTGCCCCTCAACCAACGGGGCACCGTGCAGACCGCCCCCGACGCGCACGGCGAGGTCGAACTGCAGGTCGGGACGGTGAAGCTGAGGGCCCCGCTGGGCGATCTGCGCTTGTTCCCTCCCGCCGAGGCGCGCTCGCTACCGCAGCAGCCCCCGAGCACACCTGGGCTGGAAAAGGCGCTGGCCGTCACCGGCACGCTCGATCTCCGGGGTCACAGGGCGGAAGACGCCATCGCCGAATTGGACAAATACCTGGACGATGCCACGCTGGCCGGGCTGGCGCGCGTCACCATAGTGCACGGCAAGGGCACGGGCGCGCTGCGCCAGGTCGTACACGAGCATCTCTCTCGGCATCCCGAGGTCGGTTCGTTCCGGCTCGGGGGAGATACGGAGGGAGGGAGCGGGGCAACGATCGTGGATCTGGCGCACCAATAA
- a CDS encoding CvpA family protein: MGRTISVNWIDWITLAIVLVSILRGTRYGVLAGVIDLVAMVGAFFAATVTYARIVPVLHRTLFLPEAWGGFLAFVVIWLALYILVGIIVRLAHGVRTLPLSEILGGVMGVVRGVAMAAALLVVILASPFRDAVEPDTRHSTVAPLLLKGYTAFMVNIASTLPIRIPRFGQPDGIMF; encoded by the coding sequence ATGGGTCGCACCATTTCGGTGAATTGGATCGACTGGATCACCCTCGCGATCGTCCTCGTCTCCATCCTTCGCGGCACCCGGTATGGCGTGCTGGCGGGGGTGATCGACTTGGTGGCGATGGTGGGTGCGTTTTTCGCCGCGACCGTGACGTACGCGCGCATCGTGCCGGTCCTACACCGGACCTTGTTCCTGCCCGAGGCGTGGGGAGGGTTCTTGGCGTTTGTCGTGATCTGGCTGGCGCTGTACATTCTGGTCGGGATCATTGTGCGTCTGGCGCACGGGGTCCGCACCCTCCCGCTTTCGGAGATCCTGGGCGGCGTGATGGGCGTCGTGCGCGGCGTCGCGATGGCTGCGGCATTGCTCGTCGTCATCCTGGCATCCCCGTTCCGCGACGCGGTTGAACCGGACACGAGACACTCGACGGTCGCGCCGTTGCTGTTGAAGGGCTACACCGCGTTCATGGTCAACATCGCATCCACGCTTCCGATTCGGATTCCTCGCTTCGGCCAACCTGACGGCATCATGTTCTAG
- the polX gene encoding DNA polymerase/3'-5' exonuclease PolX, whose translation MSTRNIEIARIFAQIADLLEIQQESTFRVNAYRKGSRALESLAEDVETVAARGGLRKISGIGERLAEKIEEYLRTGTIAYHEELQRALPPGVADLMTIPEVGPKTALLLYQRLGVTDIDALERAARDGKVRELPRLGARIEQNILKGIERRRLQATRQPIGTVLPQAQAVVDALRAIAGVEAVSLAGSIRRMRDTIADIDVVVGTRTSEPVMAAVVALPQVDRVLSRGSTLASVLLGVSGVQCDVRAVEPESYGAALQYFTGSKDHNVQLREMAVRRGLRINEYGVFRVEDDHKIGGRTEEEVYHALNLPWIPPEIREAQGEIELAQRGALPHLIELSDVRGDLHMHSTWSDGDDTAEAMALAAKARGYEYIAITDHSRSLRFAGGVSIDDLCEHAAEIRKISDRVGLRILFGSEVDILADGSLDYPDEVLRTLDVVIGSVHSRLRMPQEEMTRRVITAMENPHLDILGHPTGRLVGQRPPFDLDLDAVIEAARRTETVLEISAYPDRLDLKDTHVRMARDRDALFEIGTDAHRKDHLRAMEHGIGTARRGWVEARSVINTWPLARLLEFLGD comes from the coding sequence GTGAGCACCAGGAACATCGAGATCGCCCGCATCTTCGCCCAGATCGCCGACCTCCTCGAGATTCAGCAGGAATCCACGTTTCGCGTCAACGCCTATCGCAAGGGGAGCCGGGCGCTGGAGAGCCTGGCCGAAGACGTCGAGACCGTCGCCGCCCGCGGCGGGCTCCGGAAGATCAGCGGGATCGGCGAGCGTCTGGCGGAGAAGATCGAAGAGTATCTGCGGACCGGGACGATCGCGTACCATGAGGAACTGCAGCGGGCCCTTCCCCCCGGCGTGGCCGACCTGATGACGATCCCCGAAGTGGGCCCCAAGACCGCGCTGCTCCTCTACCAGCGGCTTGGCGTGACGGACATCGATGCGCTCGAGCGAGCGGCCCGCGACGGCAAGGTCCGGGAGCTACCCCGTTTGGGCGCGAGGATCGAACAGAACATCCTCAAAGGAATCGAGCGCCGGCGCCTGCAGGCCACCCGCCAGCCGATCGGGACCGTGCTGCCACAGGCGCAGGCGGTGGTCGATGCGCTCAGAGCCATCGCCGGCGTCGAGGCGGTCAGCCTGGCGGGGAGCATCCGGCGGATGCGCGACACAATCGCCGACATCGATGTCGTGGTCGGGACGCGCACGTCCGAACCGGTGATGGCGGCCGTCGTCGCCCTTCCCCAGGTCGACCGGGTGCTGTCCCGGGGCTCGACGCTGGCGAGCGTCCTCCTGGGCGTGAGCGGCGTGCAGTGTGACGTCCGGGCGGTGGAGCCCGAGTCCTACGGCGCGGCGCTGCAGTACTTCACCGGCAGCAAAGACCACAACGTGCAGTTGCGCGAAATGGCGGTGCGCCGGGGCCTCCGCATCAACGAGTACGGCGTTTTTCGCGTCGAGGACGATCACAAGATCGGAGGGCGGACCGAGGAGGAGGTGTACCACGCGCTCAACCTGCCCTGGATTCCTCCGGAGATTCGCGAAGCGCAGGGAGAGATCGAACTCGCGCAGCGCGGCGCGCTGCCACATTTGATCGAGCTGTCGGATGTCCGCGGCGATCTGCACATGCACTCCACCTGGAGCGACGGGGACGACACGGCCGAGGCGATGGCGCTGGCGGCCAAGGCGCGGGGATACGAGTACATCGCGATCACCGATCACTCGCGCTCACTCCGATTCGCGGGCGGGGTGAGCATCGACGACCTGTGCGAGCACGCCGCCGAGATCCGGAAGATAAGCGACCGGGTGGGGCTTCGCATCCTCTTCGGCTCCGAGGTCGATATCCTCGCGGACGGATCCCTCGACTACCCGGACGAGGTGCTGCGGACGCTCGATGTCGTCATCGGGTCGGTCCACAGCCGGCTGCGGATGCCGCAGGAGGAGATGACCCGCCGGGTGATCACGGCGATGGAGAACCCGCATCTCGACATCCTCGGGCACCCGACGGGGCGGCTCGTCGGTCAGCGTCCGCCGTTCGATTTGGATCTCGATGCCGTCATCGAGGCCGCCCGCAGGACCGAGACCGTGCTGGAGATCAGCGCGTATCCGGATCGGTTGGACTTGAAGGATACCCACGTCCGCATGGCCCGCGATCGGGACGCGCTCTTTGAAATCGGCACCGATGCCCACCGCAAGGATCACCTGCGGGCCATGGAGCACGGGATCGGGACGGCGCGGCGCGGATGGGTCGAAGCCCGCAGCGTGATCAACACCTGGCCGCTGGCGCGACTCCTCGAGTTCCTCGGCGATTGA
- a CDS encoding DNA-3-methyladenine glycosylase, whose protein sequence is MRPLPRAFFARPTVTVARALLGCLLVHETPEGRVVGRLVEVEAYAGPRDPASHAYRRTFRSEVMWGRPGIAYVYLSHGIHACMNVVTESLGRPGAVLLRALEPVDGVALMQRRRGIDALRDLARGPGRLTQAMGITLAHNRADLAAEPLYLAPRDGPSGPIVATPRIGISVATDRRWRFVVRGSPYLSRAVR, encoded by the coding sequence TTGAGGCCGCTTCCGCGAGCGTTCTTCGCGCGCCCGACGGTGACCGTGGCCCGTGCCCTCCTCGGCTGCCTGCTCGTGCACGAAACCCCCGAGGGACGGGTCGTTGGTCGGCTCGTAGAGGTCGAGGCGTACGCGGGCCCCCGGGATCCCGCGAGCCACGCATACCGGCGGACGTTCCGCAGCGAGGTGATGTGGGGCCGGCCGGGCATCGCCTACGTGTATCTCAGCCACGGCATCCACGCGTGCATGAACGTCGTCACGGAGTCATTGGGGCGCCCGGGTGCCGTATTGCTCCGCGCCCTCGAACCGGTGGACGGGGTGGCGTTGATGCAGCGGCGGCGTGGGATCGATGCGCTGCGCGATCTTGCGCGCGGGCCGGGGCGGCTGACCCAGGCCATGGGGATCACGCTCGCGCACAATCGGGCGGATCTGGCAGCGGAGCCGTTGTACCTGGCGCCTCGTGACGGTCCCTCGGGGCCGATCGTGGCCACGCCCCGGATCGGCATCTCGGTTGCGACCGACCGCCGGTGGCGGTTCGTGGTCCGAGGATCGCCGTATTTGTCCCGAGCCGTGCGCTAG
- a CDS encoding metalloenzyme: MGDAFGRRGAPRPARRPFHLFIRPLRAASGIASLVAVYGIMRAVRILMVFVDGVGLGDLDPATNPLVRAETPTFHRLLGGPLAGRAVVRTEEAVLVPLDAQLGVPGFPQSATGQVALLTGENAPARVGHHVTAYPTQVLRTLLEECGLFTRLQRLEIGAALANAYSPEYFAAVAARRLRHAAIALNALQAGVRLRDVDDVRAGRAVCHDLTNARLREWGHAVPLIAPEEAGRNLAGLARDQAFTLFEFFQTDLAGHGRLDDRIGVVERLDRFLGAVLDATDRRDTLVLVTSDHGNLEDERTDGHTHNPVPALLVGAQRELVAERLRDLTDLAPACLDLLGNGVSVS, from the coding sequence GTGGGTGACGCCTTCGGCCGCCGGGGTGCTCCTCGGCCCGCCCGCCGCCCGTTTCATCTCTTCATCCGGCCCCTTCGGGCCGCTTCCGGCATCGCGTCGTTGGTGGCCGTTTATGGTATCATGCGGGCGGTGCGGATCTTGATGGTGTTTGTGGACGGTGTGGGGCTGGGTGATCTCGACCCTGCCACCAACCCGCTGGTCCGGGCCGAGACGCCAACGTTCCACCGGCTCCTCGGCGGCCCGCTGGCGGGCCGCGCAGTTGTGCGTACCGAGGAGGCCGTGCTCGTGCCGCTCGATGCGCAGCTGGGGGTGCCGGGTTTCCCGCAGAGCGCGACGGGGCAGGTCGCGTTGCTGACGGGGGAAAATGCCCCGGCGCGCGTCGGGCATCACGTGACCGCGTACCCGACGCAGGTGTTGCGGACGCTGCTCGAGGAGTGCGGGTTGTTTACGCGGCTCCAACGGCTCGAGATCGGGGCCGCGCTCGCCAACGCCTACAGCCCCGAGTACTTCGCCGCGGTCGCGGCGCGTCGGCTGCGGCACGCGGCGATCGCGCTCAATGCGCTCCAGGCGGGTGTGCGCCTGCGAGACGTGGATGATGTCCGAGCCGGCCGGGCCGTGTGTCACGATCTCACCAATGCGCGGCTCCGGGAGTGGGGGCATGCCGTGCCCCTGATTGCCCCCGAGGAAGCGGGGCGCAACCTCGCCGGGCTTGCCCGCGATCAGGCGTTCACACTGTTCGAGTTCTTTCAGACCGACTTGGCGGGGCACGGCCGCCTGGATGACCGCATCGGGGTGGTGGAACGGCTCGACCGGTTTCTGGGTGCGGTCCTCGACGCGACGGATAGGCGCGACACCCTCGTGCTCGTGACCAGCGATCACGGGAACCTTGAAGACGAGCGGACGGACGGGCACACGCATAACCCCGTGCCCGCGCTCCTCGTGGGGGCACAGCGGGAACTAGTTGCCGAACGGCTGCGAGATCTGACCGATCTCGCGCCGGCATGCCTCGACCTCCTCGGGAACGGCGTGAGCGTCTCGTGA
- the pheT gene encoding phenylalanine--tRNA ligase subunit beta, translating into MRVPLEWLREYVTVDVPLETLIERLHGIGLPVDRIEHIGDDTVLEIELTANRPDCMSVLGVAREVAVMLGRRLRIPKPKAVTRPPAASERIAVKVDDPKGCPRFTARMIEDVRVGPSPAWAQRRLEAAGVRAINNVVDVTNYVMLELGQPMHAFDYDRIAEHRLIVRRAFPGERLRTLDGLDYTLDAEMLVVADARRAVSLAGIIGGSDTEIGPGTTRVLLEAAYWNPPAIGRTARRLGIRTEASARFERGMDPAGPPPAQERAAQLFTEWCGGRVLRGTIDVVGLRAIRPAIRLRPARVVTVLGVAVPRAQIARSLRALGCAVAPGRAGRSGGQPPAGSLEVRPPSFRVDLCREEDLVEEIARVYGYDRVPLTMPRGETTPGTIVPVLRIDAQVRETLARCGLTEVMTLTLISAEAAAKTGAGVVVVQNPLVTEQSVLRPSLLPGLASVLASNAARRVDDVQVFELGRVFLPAPRGATGGLDGRPEERRTLGIASMGRWRAGWNVPIERGATDFYHLKGLIEALLRELGIGEWVTEPLSDAPTWWHPGRAAVLKYRGRAIGRLGEVHPDVAAAYRLPHRAYLAEVDLEAVLPAVMLIRTSPELPRFPSVERDVAAVIPDRLPAGRVEAIIRAAAGPLLEVVELFDVYAGPPVPAGHRNLAYRLRLRAQDRTLTTGEAEEIVQQVRIALQEQPGVQLRE; encoded by the coding sequence ATGCGCGTCCCGCTGGAGTGGCTGCGTGAATATGTGACGGTCGATGTTCCGCTGGAGACCCTGATCGAGCGGCTCCACGGTATCGGCCTGCCCGTGGACCGCATCGAGCACATCGGGGACGATACCGTCCTCGAGATCGAACTGACGGCCAACCGTCCTGACTGCATGAGCGTACTGGGGGTGGCGCGTGAGGTCGCGGTGATGCTCGGCCGCCGGCTCCGCATTCCCAAGCCGAAGGCCGTCACGCGCCCGCCCGCCGCATCGGAGCGGATCGCCGTCAAGGTCGATGATCCCAAGGGCTGCCCGCGGTTCACCGCCCGGATGATCGAGGACGTCCGGGTCGGTCCGTCGCCGGCGTGGGCGCAGCGGCGCCTGGAAGCCGCCGGCGTTCGGGCGATCAACAATGTGGTCGATGTCACGAACTACGTCATGCTCGAGCTCGGCCAACCGATGCACGCCTTTGACTACGATCGGATCGCCGAACACCGTCTCATCGTCAGGCGCGCCTTCCCCGGGGAGCGGCTTCGCACGCTCGACGGACTCGACTACACGCTGGACGCCGAGATGCTGGTTGTCGCGGACGCCCGGCGAGCGGTGTCGCTGGCGGGCATCATCGGAGGAAGCGACACGGAGATCGGTCCGGGCACAACGCGGGTGCTGCTCGAGGCCGCGTACTGGAACCCTCCGGCAATCGGACGCACGGCGCGGCGCCTGGGCATTCGGACGGAGGCCTCTGCGCGGTTCGAGCGGGGCATGGACCCCGCCGGCCCTCCGCCCGCCCAAGAACGGGCGGCGCAGTTGTTCACCGAATGGTGCGGTGGGCGTGTGCTCCGAGGGACGATCGATGTCGTTGGACTTCGCGCGATCCGGCCGGCGATCCGGCTGCGGCCCGCGCGGGTCGTGACGGTGCTGGGGGTGGCCGTGCCGCGGGCGCAGATCGCGCGGAGCCTCCGCGCGCTCGGGTGCGCCGTCGCCCCCGGGAGGGCGGGACGCTCCGGCGGACAGCCCCCGGCGGGATCGCTCGAGGTCCGGCCGCCCTCGTTTCGCGTCGATCTCTGCCGCGAAGAGGATCTCGTCGAGGAGATCGCCCGGGTGTACGGGTACGACCGCGTGCCCTTGACGATGCCTCGCGGCGAGACCACGCCGGGGACGATCGTCCCTGTTCTCCGAATCGATGCGCAGGTTCGCGAGACGCTCGCGCGCTGTGGGCTGACGGAGGTCATGACCCTGACATTGATCTCCGCGGAGGCGGCGGCAAAAACAGGGGCGGGGGTCGTCGTGGTGCAGAATCCCCTCGTCACCGAACAGTCGGTGCTGCGGCCGTCGCTTCTGCCCGGTCTGGCATCGGTGCTGGCGAGCAACGCGGCCAGGCGCGTTGATGATGTCCAGGTGTTCGAGCTCGGGAGGGTGTTCCTCCCGGCTCCACGCGGGGCCACCGGCGGTCTCGACGGCCGCCCGGAGGAGCGAAGAACCCTCGGGATAGCCTCGATGGGACGATGGCGGGCCGGGTGGAACGTGCCGATCGAGCGGGGGGCCACCGACTTCTATCATTTAAAAGGGCTCATTGAGGCACTCCTGCGCGAGTTGGGAATAGGCGAATGGGTCACGGAGCCGCTATCGGACGCACCGACCTGGTGGCACCCCGGGCGCGCGGCCGTCCTGAAATACCGCGGGCGCGCAATCGGGCGCCTCGGCGAGGTGCATCCCGACGTGGCCGCCGCCTACCGACTGCCGCACCGTGCGTACCTGGCGGAAGTCGACCTTGAGGCGGTGCTCCCTGCGGTGATGTTGATCCGCACATCTCCGGAGCTCCCGCGCTTTCCCTCGGTCGAGCGGGACGTGGCCGCGGTCATCCCGGACCGGCTCCCGGCGGGCCGGGTCGAAGCGATCATCCGCGCGGCGGCGGGTCCGCTGTTGGAGGTGGTCGAGCTCTTCGACGTCTACGCGGGCCCGCCGGTGCCTGCGGGGCACCGAAACCTCGCGTATCGCCTGCGCCTGCGCGCCCAAGATCGCACGCTCACCACGGGTGAGGCGGAGGAAATCGTCCAGCAGGTCCGAATAGCCCTCCAGGAGCAGCCCGGCGTTCAGCTCCGCGAGTAG
- the tyrS gene encoding tyrosine--tRNA ligase, producing MTALSPRAQFEVLKRGTIEVISEEALLAKLSLGRPLRIKLGLDPTAPDIHIGNAIVLQKLRQFQDLGHEAILVIGDFTGLIGDPSGKSETRPALSPAEIEQNAKTYRDQYSLILDPSRARVVFNSQWLGPMKFYDVITLASRTTVHRILERDDFAKRYTERLPIHLHELLYPLCQAYDSVAIEADVELGGTDQKFNNLMGRELQRELGQDPQVVVLTPLLPGLDGVQKMSKSLGNAIGITDPPNEMYGKVMSLPDELMIPYFEYCTLAPLDEVRAIAARLSSGELHPRDVKKRLAREITAPYHGDAAARGAEAEFERVFAARELPEEIAEVDFPRDRLRKGMVRLIHLLVELGLADSNAEARRLVSQGGVTLDGKRINQDVDVAVHDGSLVRVGRRRFARVRLTE from the coding sequence ATGACGGCATTGAGCCCCCGCGCGCAATTCGAGGTGCTCAAGCGCGGGACCATCGAGGTGATCTCCGAAGAGGCGCTGCTGGCCAAGCTGTCTTTGGGGCGCCCCCTCCGGATCAAGCTTGGCCTCGACCCCACGGCGCCTGATATCCATATCGGCAACGCAATCGTGCTTCAGAAACTGCGGCAATTTCAGGACCTGGGGCACGAGGCAATCTTGGTCATAGGCGACTTTACCGGTCTCATCGGGGATCCGTCGGGCAAGTCCGAGACCCGCCCGGCGCTCTCCCCCGCGGAAATCGAGCAGAACGCCAAGACGTATCGTGACCAGTACAGTTTGATTCTGGATCCATCGCGCGCGCGCGTCGTGTTCAATAGTCAATGGCTGGGCCCGATGAAGTTCTACGATGTGATCACGTTGGCCAGCCGGACCACGGTCCACCGCATCCTTGAGCGCGACGACTTCGCGAAGCGCTACACCGAACGACTACCCATCCACCTCCACGAGCTCCTCTACCCTCTCTGCCAGGCGTACGACTCGGTGGCGATCGAGGCGGACGTGGAGCTGGGCGGAACCGATCAGAAGTTCAACAATTTGATGGGGCGCGAGCTGCAGCGCGAACTCGGTCAGGACCCCCAGGTCGTGGTGCTTACCCCGCTGCTCCCCGGGCTTGACGGTGTGCAGAAGATGAGCAAGAGCCTGGGCAACGCGATCGGGATCACGGATCCGCCCAACGAGATGTACGGGAAGGTGATGTCGCTGCCGGACGAGCTCATGATCCCGTACTTCGAGTACTGCACGCTCGCGCCGCTCGACGAGGTCCGGGCAATCGCCGCACGCCTCTCTTCCGGGGAACTGCATCCCCGCGACGTCAAGAAGCGCCTCGCGCGGGAGATCACCGCACCCTACCATGGGGACGCCGCCGCGCGCGGCGCGGAAGCGGAGTTCGAGCGCGTGTTCGCAGCCCGCGAGCTCCCGGAGGAGATCGCCGAGGTGGACTTCCCGCGGGATCGCCTGCGCAAAGGCATGGTCCGCCTGATCCACCTGCTCGTCGAGCTGGGTCTGGCGGATTCTAATGCCGAAGCTCGCCGGCTCGTCAGCCAGGGGGGGGTCACCCTAGACGGCAAGCGCATCAACCAAGACGTGGATGTGGCGGTGCACGATGGATCTCTGGTCCGGGTGGGCCGCCGCCGGTTCGCCCGGGTTCGCCTCACCGAGTAG